One genomic segment of Belonocnema kinseyi isolate 2016_QV_RU_SX_M_011 chromosome 2, B_treatae_v1, whole genome shotgun sequence includes these proteins:
- the LOC117167173 gene encoding GDNF-inducible zinc finger protein 1-like, translating to MGAERNFYDNNLTSMIEYDEDQSLEIKEEIIQVAGSSSKKDVVPTNNQKYQLKECNVNMSMNKQLHVYNFGQIPNQVIIQEPKNQSAKKYKCDKCVRSYTYQRNLYRHKKYECNVRPQFRCNFCDKKSRHKRDLRRHINQVHLARKKTINTWKTFNFGAVSEQFVPVDSNYIHTD from the exons ATGGGAgctgaaagaaatttttatgataataatttgACTTCCATGATTGAATACGATGAGGACCAGTCTTtggaaattaaagaagaaatcaTACAAG TTGCAGGGAGCTCATCGAAAAAAGACGTAGTACcaacaaataatcaaaaataccAGTTAAAAGAATGCAACGTTAATATGAGCATGAACAAACAGCTGCATGTTTACAATTTCGGTCAGATTCCAAATCAGGTGATAATTCAAGAACCAAAAAATCAAtctgcaaaaaaatacaaatgcgaTAAATGTGTCCGAAGCTATACCTACCAAAGAAATTTGTATcgtcataaaaaatatgaatgcaaCGTCAGGCCACAATTCAGATGTAATTTTTGCGACAAAAAAAGTAGACATAAGCGTGATTTACGTCGTCACATAAATCAGGTACATCTTGCTCGGAAAAAAACCATAAATACTTGGAAAACGTTCAATTTTGGAGCAGTGAGTGAACAATTTGTTCCTGTTGATTCCAATTACATACATACCGACTAG
- the LOC117167168 gene encoding zinc finger protein 253-like: MAFGTPRPRETMLCEVVSFTLRRLIFVADHKKSKSQPKKRTKRRGCGTYSSTKTDISSDNNSDAKNLACLIKYEVEETLDIKQENVEDPEPNEVKGRKRNKQYEFKFCAVDVKEDHMLAVNKEFWSPKKNKIQDLLPEKKYKCEKCARCYSKKGHLTRHKKFECDVKPQFTCKFCGKSFRHKRNIIRHVDVLHNRKNVQTTRKSYNCDECSRSYNWPSDLCRHKRVEHSAIKGILKVLLRNQQEDQMLGHILGQLLIYLVTIIIMPRILLA, translated from the exons ATGGCGTTTGGTACCCCAAGACCGAGGGAAACGATGCTCTGTGAAGTGGTATCATTCACACTACGTagactaatttttgttgcag ATCACAAGAAATCCAAGAGTCAGCCCAAGAAACGAACAAAAAGACGAGGTTGCGGGACATATTCTTCTACAAAAACTGATATATCTTCTGACAATAATTCTGATGCCAAGAACTTAGCTTGCCTAATTAAATACGAAGTTGAAGAAACCTTGGATATCAAGCAAGAAAACGTTGAAG atccaGAGCCGAATGAAGTAAAAGGAAGAAAACGTAATAAACAATATGAGTTTAAATTTTGTGCGGTAGATGTAAAAGAAGATCATATGTTAGCTGTTAACAAGGAATTCTGGAGCCCAAAGAAGAACAAAATTCAGGATTTACTACCGGAGAAGAAGTACAAATGCGAAAAGTGTGCGCGATGTTATAGCAAAAAAGGCCATTTGACTCGTCATAAGAAATTCGAATGCGACGTCAAGCCACAGTTCACTTGTAAATTCTGCGGGAAAAGCTTTAGGCACAAAAGGAACATAATTCGCCACGTGGATGTCTTACATAATAGAAAAAACGTACAGACAACGCGAAAGAGCTATAATTGCGATGAATGTTCTCGAAGTTACAATTGGCCATCCGATTTATGTCGACATAAACGAGTAGAACACTCAGCG atcaaaggaattttaaaagtgcTTCTGAGAAATCAACAGGAAGACCAGATGTTGGGCCATATT